A portion of the Betta splendens chromosome 2, fBetSpl5.4, whole genome shotgun sequence genome contains these proteins:
- the LOC114851069 gene encoding actin-related protein 3: MAGRLPACVVDCGTGYTKLGYAGNTEPQFIMPSCIAIKESAKVGDQAQRRMMKGVDDLDFFIGDEAIDKPSYATKWPIRHGIVEDWDLMERFMEQIIFKYLRAEPEDHYFLLTEPPLNTPENREYTAEIMFESFNVPGLYIAVQAVLALAASWTSRQVGERTLTGTVIDSGDGVTHVIPVAEGYVIGSCIKHIPIAGRDITYFTQQLLREREVGIPPEQSLETAKAVKERFSYVCPDLVKEFNKYDTDGSKWIKQYTGVNAVTKKEFTIDVGYERFLGPEIFFHPEFANPDFTQPISEVVDEVIQNCPIDVRRPLYKNIVLSGGSTMFRDFGRRLQRDLKRTVDARLKMSEELSGGKLKPKPIDVQVITHHMQRYAVWFGGSMLASTPEFYQVCHTKKDYEEIGPSICRHNPVFGVMS; this comes from the exons ctacACGAAGCTTGGTTATGCAGGAAACACTGAACCACAGTTCATCATGCCGTCAT GCATTGCTATCAAAGAGTCAGCCAAGGTTGGAGACCAGGCTCAGCGCCGGATGATGAAGGGTGTCGATGACCTGGACTTCTTTATCGGCGATGAAGCCATCGATAAACCATCTTATGCAACAAAG TGGCCCATTCGTCATGGGATAGTGGAAGACTGGGACCTGATGGAGAGATTTATGGAGCAGATCATCTTTAAATATCTGCGGGCAGAACCTGAAGATCATTATTTTCTTTTG ACAGAGCCTCCTCTCAACACACCTGAGAACAGAGAGTACACAGCAGAGATCATGTTTGAGTCATTTAATGTGCCTGGTCTTTACATTGCTGTTCAG GCTGTCCTGGCACTGGCTGCCTCCTGGACATCAAGACAAGTTGGCGAGCGAACACTGACAGGCACTGTGATCGACAGTGGAGATGGAGTCACACACGTCATTCCAGTG GCTGAAGGCTACGTTATTGGCAGCTGCATTAAGCACATTCCTATTGCCGGTCGAGACATCACATACTTTACCCAACAGCTGCTGAGGGAGCGAGAAGTGGGAATACCCCCAGAACAATCTCTGGAGACAGCTAAAGCTGTCAAG GAGCGGTTCAGCTACGTCTGCCCTGACCTTGTGAAGGAGTTTAACAAATATGACACGGATGGCTCAAAGTGGATAAAACAGTACACAGGTGTCAATGCAGTCACTAAGAAAGAGTTCACCATAGACGTTGGGTATGAACGCTTCCTTGGACCGGAGATCTTCTTCCATCCTGAG TTTGCCAACCCAGATTTTACTCAGCCGATATCCGAGGTGGTGGATGAAGTCATCCAGAACTGCCCCATTGATGTCAGACGCCCATTGTACAAG AACATTGTGCTTTCCGGAGGCTCCACCATGTTCAGGGACTTTGGCCGACGCCTCCAGAGGGATCTCAAGAGAACTGTGGACGCACGGCTGAAGATGAGTGAAGAGCTGAGCGGGGGCAAATTAAAG CCGAAACCCATTGATGTGCAAGTCATCACGCATCACATGCAGAGGTACGCTGTCTGGTTCGGAGGATCAATGCTAGCATCTACT CCTGAATTTTACCAAGTGTGCCACACAAAGAAAGACTATGAAGAGATCGGGCCGAGCATCTGCCGCCACAACCCCGTATTCGGAGTCATGTCTTAG